The DNA segment TTTATCTACAGAGTGTTTCTAGAATATATGACGAGCTTGTCCTAGATACTAATTGTGACACTACATCTCCTGATTGCTATGTACGTAACTTCTAAATCAAATGCAAACCACAAGTAACCACTAGAGAAAAGAATATTGACAAAGTTGCTTGTTGCAGACGTATAGGTATTTATTATCAGAATATTGGGCTAATAACGAGAGCGTACGCAGAGCACTTGGAGTGGTGAAGGACCTGAAGGTATGTGACAAAGTTTATATTATCATACATCATTGGTACCACAATTTGATTATCAAACTCTAaagatgattttttaaaaaatttagggGACTACAGAGAAATGGGAACGTTGTAATTATAACGTGCAGTGCAAGCAAGACATTAAAAGCAGCATACCACACCATCTTAGTAACAGCATTGCAGGCTATAGATCTCTCATATTCAGGTACACAACTCCTTTTTACAAGCATGTGAttcattaaatatttgatttgtaACAATGGTGTTTCTGGTGAACAGCGGCGATCACGATATGTCAATCCCGTTCGTTTCAACTCGAGCATGGATAAAGTCTCTCAACTATTCCGTTATTGATAAATGGAGGCCATGGATGATACTCGATAAAGTCGCTGGATACACCACTACTTACGCTAATAAGATGACATTTGCTACTGTGAAGGTTACCACCTCTTTGTTACACATTTTTATTAACGTACATGcggagtttttttttcttgatttggtTTGTGGGGTTTGGTTTAAATAGGGAGGTGGGCACACGTTAGAGTATAAACCAGAGGAAAATACAATCATGTTCAAGAGGTGGATAAGTGGTCAACCTCTCTAAACACACAGAAGCAATTATCTTGGAGACTCGGACTGATATGATTAACGTTTTAAGCAGAAAGtctttggttttggtttgatgatttatcataaataaaatgttacatGTTACTTCTACGGACTCGTGGGTTTCCTTTACTACTTCCACTTTATTTGTTAGCCTTTCCTACCAACAAGTGATTAAGTATTTGCTTCTTATTATTACAAGTGTTGTTGGATCCAGCAACGCACTTCACACGCGACTTTGTCCCTTCTCACGTGGCCAACTTTTTCATTACAGAGTGACTCTTTCAAAGTCTACTCAACCGAAAAGCTATTTAGTCTTTCTTTATTTGAGTCAACTACTATGTTTTCTTTAGTTTAAAGATGTTTTGTCATAACACTCAAAAACTCAAGAAAAAGAATGGGTTCTTGGATACTCAAGTCTCTGCTGCTAAAACTTCTAGTAGTGTTGATTCAGAATCATGCTGATGGAGGTTCCATCGTCAGATATCTTCCTGGTTTCGAAGGCCCTCTTCCTTTTCAGCTTGAAACCGGGTCTGTCCCTCTTCATCTTCATATTAGCCTTATAAACCGTATGACTCTGAGTTTGGAGTTTGATCATTTAGGTACATAGGTGTTGGTGAGGGAGAGAAAGATCAGTTGTTCTACTACTTCATTAAATCAGAGAGGAACCCAGAAGAAGATCCTCTTCTTGTCTGGCTAGCTGGAGGACCTGGCTGCTCTTCTTTCTCTGGCCTTGTTTATGAGAATGGTAAAATCTTAagtcttgcttcttcttttgtCTCCACAGAACATAATAGTCAATGACTTGTTTgaatggaacaaaaaaaaaatcaggacCACTTGCTTTTAAGGTGGAGACATACAATGGAAGTGTCCCATCCTTGGTCTCTACTACATATTCATGGACTAAGGTAACATCAACTATTAATCATAACAAACCAAATTaaactcttcttcatcttcaagtttTAAAATCATCGCTTCTTTTGATTCAGGTGgcgaatataatatatttggacCAGCCTGTTGGGACTGGCTTCTCATACTCAAGAAATCAACTATCTGATACACCAAGTGACACTGAAGTAGCTAAACGGGTTAATGAGTTTCTTCGTAAGGTAAAGTGCAAACTCACATCTACCTTTTGATGCATACACACATTTAAGAGTGTGTTTCTTTTTGTGTTTGTTGTGCAGTGGCTAGCCAAGCATCCTGAATATCTCTCCAATCCTCTCTATGTCGCCGGAAACTCTTATTCTGGTATAGTCATTCCAGCCATCGTTCAAGAAATCTCAAatggtaactttttttttatcttgtatcACTCCAACCCTTATGCAAGTTGTTTCTTGATCAGTTGTTTCGCCATCTTATCACAGGAAATGACATATGCTGCGAACCTCAGATAAATCTCAAGGTTCATCAGTATTTGCTTGCTCCTTACTCTACTTCCATAGACCTTATCAAGCATTAAGaattaaatatatcatttgTGTTCTCCCCTTCTCTATGATCTCCAACAACAGGGCTACTTGCTTGGAAACCCGTTAACAGACGGTGTACTTGATAGGAACGCTCGCATTCCATTTGCTCATGGAAAGGCACTCATCTCTGATGAGCTCTATGATGTATAGTTACACAACCTAGGATCTTCTGTCTCCATAATGAAGTAGTTAACGACCATTTCAAAACTTTACCTTGTAGTCAATGAAGAGAAGCTGTGGAGGAAATTATTTCGACGTGTTTCCTCTTAACACAGAATGCTTGAAACTCGTTGAAGAGTTCAAGCAGGTGTGTACACATTCTGGAAACTAGTTGCAGCTTCAATGGTTAAGTCACTAACTTGGCATATGCATGTGGTTTATTTTCAGAGTGTTTTTAGAATATATGAAGAACTTATCCTAGCATCAAACTGTGATCCAATATCTCCTGATTGCTACGTGAGCTTCTTTGTATCTTTTGATCAATAGCTAGTCACTTAAAAATCctctagaaaaaaaatgttgCGTGTTGCAGACGTATCGGTATTCGTTATCAGAATATTGGGCTAATAACGAGAGTGTACGCAAAGCACTTAAAGTGGTGAAGGTATGTGACAAAGTTTATATTAGCATACATCATTGGTAATAACTGGTGATATGATTAAACTTTCTTGAGGGTTTTGAGTGCAGGGGACTACAGGGAAATGGAAACGATGTGACTATAATATGCGGTGCCCTCATGACATTATAAGCAGCATACCATACCATCTGAATAACAGCATCAAAGGCTATCGATCTCTCATCTTTAGGTACACAAATTTTAAACAACTTCTTTAATTACAAGCTTCTGCTTATTCAAATATTgtttgtaaatttttctttgtcAATCCCTTATGTTGCAACGCAAGCATGGATAAGGTCACTCAACTATTCCATTACTGAGAAGTGGAGGCCATGGATGATACTTGATAAAGTCGCTGGATACACCAAGACTTATGCTAATAAGATGACATTTGCTACTGTGAAGGTTACCTCTTTGTTACACATCTTTACTTACGTAAATGCAGagttttgtttcttgatttGGTATGTGGGTTTGGTTTATATAGGGAGGTGGGCACACGTTGGAGTATAAACCAGAGGAAAATTCAATCATGTTCAAGAGGTGGATAAGTGGTCAACTTCTCTAACAGACTGAAACATTAACTGAATTGATCTAAACTAATGATTGGTTTATGGATTTACCATAAATAAATGTTACATGTTATTTGAAGAGTTTTCGTTTTCAGGAAAAgggacaattttttttttagttataaatgTAAAACGTGACAACTTGAAGAAGTTATAGGTGGGGGACTATTACCATTACaccaaaaataatttctgagGATTTGTCTCATCTGTTTTAATTTAGAACGTAAAGCACATGTTTATTGGACTTTAGCTTGCTGAATTTTAGCCATGGCTGGCCCTGATTCCACCCTCTGAGATTGAATGGGGACTTGGATGGTCTGACAGAATAATTATTTCgtaataatattaaaacatttaaaaataaacaatttcATTTCATAACTATTCTATGCGTAGCCTCTCGTCCTAAATGTGGCATTAACTCAGAAactcaaaaaaaacaaaaaaaaaaaacaaatggagATCAAGTTGCTGCTGCTTCTTGTTCTTGAGCTTCTTCCTCTTGCGTTCATTAAGCATGCTTGTTCAAGATCTACCGTCAGATATCTCCCTGGTTTCCAAGGCCCTCTTCCTTTCGAGCTTGAAACCGGGTTATGTTCCTCTTCTCATCTCATTTCAAGATTAACAGTCTTTAAGAATGAATGACTATGTGATCTGAATTTCTGGAGTTAAGTCGTTTAGGTACATAGGTGTTGGTGAGGCAGAGGAAGACCAGTTGTTCTACTACTTCATCAAATCTGAGAGAAACCCAGAAGAGGACCCTCTTCTTATCTGGTTAAGTGGAGGACCTGGCTGCTCTTCTCTCTCTGGCCTTCTTTTTGAGAATGGTAACATCTAAAACTCTTTTCTTCTCTAGAGAAATTTTTgatgcttttgttttcaaatttgagaTAAATGCAGGGCCTCTGTCTTTCAA comes from the Brassica rapa cultivar Chiifu-401-42 chromosome A01, CAAS_Brap_v3.01, whole genome shotgun sequence genome and includes:
- the LOC103845655 gene encoding serine carboxypeptidase-like 15 — translated: MGSWILKSLLLKLLVVLIQNHADGGSIVRYLPGFEGPLPFQLETGYIGVGEGEKDQLFYYFIKSERNPEEDPLLVWLAGGPGCSSFSGLVYENGPLAFKVETYNGSVPSLVSTTYSWTKVANIIYLDQPVGTGFSYSRNQLSDTPSDTEVAKRVNEFLRKWLAKHPEYLSNPLYVAGNSYSGIVIPAIVQEISNGNDICCEPQINLKGYLLGNPLTDGVLDRNARIPFAHGKALISDELYDSMKRSCGGNYFDVFPLNTECLKLVEEFKQSVFRIYEELILASNCDPISPDCYTYRYSLSEYWANNESVRKALKVVKGTTGKWKRCDYNMRCPHDIISSIPYHLNNSIKGYRSLIFSVNFSLSIPYVATQAWIRSLNYSITEKWRPWMILDKVAGYTKTYANKMTFATVKGGGHTLEYKPEENSIMFKRWISGQLL